In a genomic window of Aquila chrysaetos chrysaetos chromosome Z, bAquChr1.4, whole genome shotgun sequence:
- the HDHD2 gene encoding haloacid dehalogenase-like hydrolase domain-containing protein 2 isoform X2, with protein sequence MAARRALKTVLVDLSGTLHIEDSAVPGAQEALKRLRSAPVTIRFVTNTTKECKRDLLERLTKLGFDIAENEIFTSLTAARNLLEQRQVRPLLLVDDKALPDFTGIATDDPNAVVVGLAPEHFHYEMMNRAFRLILDGAPLIAIHKARYFKKKDGLALGPGPFVAGLEYATDTKATVVGKPEKTFFLEALRGTGCAPEEAVMIGDDCRDDVGGAQNAGMRGILVRTGKYRPADEDKINPAPYLTCENFPEAVEHILERLL encoded by the exons atggCAGCTCGGCGTGCGCTGAAAACTGTCTTGGTGGATCTCAGCGGTACACTTCACATTGAAGACTCAGCTGTGCCAGGCGCGCAGGAAGCTCTTAAAAG GCTGCGCAGCGCTCCGGTTACCATTCGATTTGTGACGAATACAACGAAGGAGTGCAAGAGAGACCTGCTGGAGAGGCTGACAAAACTGGGATTTGACATTGCAGAAAATGAGATCTTCACGTCTCTGACAGCAGCCAGAAATCTTCTGGAGCAAAGGCAGGTGCGGCCTCTCCTCCTGGTGGATGATAAGGCCCTGCCTGATTTCACAG GGATAGCCACTGATGACCCCAATGCAGTGGTGGTAGGACTGGCTCCGGAGCACTTTCACTATGAGATGATGAACAGAGCGTTTCG GTTGATTTTGGATGGGGCTCCTCTTATAGCTATACATAAAGCCAGATACTTCAAGAAGAAAGATGGCTTGGCTCTGGGACCCGGACCTTTTGTGGCTGGGCTGGAATACGCGACAGACACCAAAGCGACAGTGGTGGGGAAGCCGGAGAAAACCTTCTTCTTAGAAGCTCTGCGGGGGACTGGCTGTGCCCCGGAGGAGGCTGTCATGATTGGTGAC GACTGCAGGGATGATGTTGGTGGCGCCCAGAACGCGGGCATGCGTGGGATTTTGGTGAGGACCG GTAAATATCGACCAGCGGATGAAGACAAAATCAATCCGGCTCCTTACTTAACCTGTGAGAATTTCCCAGAGGCAGTGGAACATATCCTAGAGCGTCTGCTATGA
- the HDHD2 gene encoding haloacid dehalogenase-like hydrolase domain-containing protein 2 isoform X1, with product MPGQRMAARRALKTVLVDLSGTLHIEDSAVPGAQEALKRLRSAPVTIRFVTNTTKECKRDLLERLTKLGFDIAENEIFTSLTAARNLLEQRQVRPLLLVDDKALPDFTGIATDDPNAVVVGLAPEHFHYEMMNRAFRLILDGAPLIAIHKARYFKKKDGLALGPGPFVAGLEYATDTKATVVGKPEKTFFLEALRGTGCAPEEAVMIGDDCRDDVGGAQNAGMRGILVRTGKYRPADEDKINPAPYLTCENFPEAVEHILERLL from the exons ATGCCAGGACAAAG gatggCAGCTCGGCGTGCGCTGAAAACTGTCTTGGTGGATCTCAGCGGTACACTTCACATTGAAGACTCAGCTGTGCCAGGCGCGCAGGAAGCTCTTAAAAG GCTGCGCAGCGCTCCGGTTACCATTCGATTTGTGACGAATACAACGAAGGAGTGCAAGAGAGACCTGCTGGAGAGGCTGACAAAACTGGGATTTGACATTGCAGAAAATGAGATCTTCACGTCTCTGACAGCAGCCAGAAATCTTCTGGAGCAAAGGCAGGTGCGGCCTCTCCTCCTGGTGGATGATAAGGCCCTGCCTGATTTCACAG GGATAGCCACTGATGACCCCAATGCAGTGGTGGTAGGACTGGCTCCGGAGCACTTTCACTATGAGATGATGAACAGAGCGTTTCG GTTGATTTTGGATGGGGCTCCTCTTATAGCTATACATAAAGCCAGATACTTCAAGAAGAAAGATGGCTTGGCTCTGGGACCCGGACCTTTTGTGGCTGGGCTGGAATACGCGACAGACACCAAAGCGACAGTGGTGGGGAAGCCGGAGAAAACCTTCTTCTTAGAAGCTCTGCGGGGGACTGGCTGTGCCCCGGAGGAGGCTGTCATGATTGGTGAC GACTGCAGGGATGATGTTGGTGGCGCCCAGAACGCGGGCATGCGTGGGATTTTGGTGAGGACCG GTAAATATCGACCAGCGGATGAAGACAAAATCAATCCGGCTCCTTACTTAACCTGTGAGAATTTCCCAGAGGCAGTGGAACATATCCTAGAGCGTCTGCTATGA
- the IER3IP1 gene encoding immediate early response 3-interacting protein 1 isoform X2 → MAFTLYSLLQAALLIVNAIAVLHEERFLRHVGWGSDQGIGGFGEEPGIKAQLTNLIRSVRTVMRVPLIAVNSITIVLLLLFG, encoded by the exons ATGGCGTTCACGCTCTACTCCTTGCTGCAGGCCGCGCTCCTCATCGTTAACGCCATCGCCGTGTTGCACGAAGAACGTTTCCTCCGACACG TTGGCTGGGGAAGCGATCAAGGGATTGGAGGATTTGGAGAGGAACCAGGAATTAAAGCGCAGCTAACGAACCTTATTCGATCTGTACGAACCGTTATGAGAG tGCCGTTAATAGCAGTGAACTCCATTACGATCGTTCTCCTCCTGTTGTTTGGTTGA
- the IER3IP1 gene encoding immediate early response 3-interacting protein 1 isoform X1: MAFTLYSLLQAALLIVNAIAVLHEERFLRHVGWGSDQGIGGFGEEPGIKAQLTNLIRSVRTVMRAAISARHFQSILPSRTDSV; this comes from the exons ATGGCGTTCACGCTCTACTCCTTGCTGCAGGCCGCGCTCCTCATCGTTAACGCCATCGCCGTGTTGCACGAAGAACGTTTCCTCCGACACG TTGGCTGGGGAAGCGATCAAGGGATTGGAGGATTTGGAGAGGAACCAGGAATTAAAGCGCAGCTAACGAACCTTATTCGATCTGTACGAACCGTTATGAGAG CTGCTATTTCTGCTCGTCATTTCCAATCTATCCTTCCTTCGCGCACGGACTCAGTGTAG